The genomic DNA TCTATTTTTGAGATTTTGTTGGAAGTAAGGCTGAATATCTTCTTAAAATAATTATCATATTTATTGGATATTTTATTTAGATTTCCCACGATAGCGATCACCGGAATTTTTCTTGTTTTGGCTATTTTTGCTACTTCCAGAGGAGCTTTACCGAATTCTGTTTGGAAATCCATTTCTCCTTCTCCGGTAATGACCAAGTTCGCATCGTTAATTTTTTCTTCCAGATTTGTGTACCTTTTCACGATCTCAAATCCGGGTTCTAATTTTGCTTTGAGGAAAACCATCAATCCTGCTCCCAAACCTCCTGCTGCTCCAGAACCATGGATTTTTTCAACATTGATTTTCAAATCTTTTTTTATGATATCGACAAAATGAATCATATTCTTTTCCAGAATTTTTACTTCTCCTCTTGAAGCTCCCTTTTGTTCTGCATAAACAAATGTTGCTCCTTTCTTTCCAGTTA from Candidatus Cloacimonadota bacterium includes the following:
- a CDS encoding glycerate kinase; this translates as DGGAGAVQALGVQLLDKKGKEIPVGGAGLGKLSRIDISKIDKRIFESEIIIACDVKNPLTGKKGATFVYAEQKGASRGEVKILEKNMIHFVDIIKKDLKINVEKIHGSGAAGGLGAGLMVFLKAKLEPGFEIVKRYTNLEEKINDANLVITGEGEMDFQTEFGKAPLEVAKIAKTRKIPVIAIVGNLNKISNKYDNYFKKIFSLTSNKISKIEAMRNAENYLIEISEEAARYWKKTHPSPLL